The sequence GACCAGGTCCTCCCGGTCCCCATGGCGTGGGTGAGCCTGGCCCTCCTGTAAGTTAAGAAGAAACTGtgtgttgaatgtttttgtgtctgtgataTCAATTTTTGTTTCAGTAGCAGTTCtgatttgttgaaaaaaaccaCATGGGTGCTTTGACCTGAACCTGGGTGACATGTTGCACACTCTGTTGACAGGGACCTCAAGGACCACAAGGTGTTCAAGGGGAAAAAGGACCTCATGGTGAGGGATTTCCTGGACCAAAGGTAATATTTCACATCTATATTCAGAGACTCATTAAAGCTATCACAACATTGTCTTGGTCAAAACTAGAATATACCACAATGCTTTGCTAATATTTTCTAtagaacagaaaacagagaaatgctAAATGCTTGTAGAGGACTGTCTAGCTTTACTCATGCACTGTTAATGACATTGTAATGGTTCATTGTGTATGAGCACATATACATCTGAACAGAGCTTATCAACACTGGTCTACAGGGACTGTCTAGCTTTACTCATGCACTGTTAATGACATTGTAATGGTTCATTGTGTATGAGCACATATACATCTGAACAGAGCTTATCAACACTGGTCTACAGGGACACAGATATCCATTGAAATACAGAATAGAAATCCCCTACATCAAATACtctgttaataaaaacaacacgtACAGGTTGCTCAATATGTGGAGCTGCATAAATCTCCTACACAATGTTGCTGGGAAAGCAATCAAAGCCTAATTAAGCAGAAACTTTAATTAAagaagtcaataaataaatgaagaaccACAGTTTGCTGCACTCTATCAGTCTCTAATGTTACGGATCAGTTATTTGATGTGGCATATACACTATAATTGATTGCTGACAGGAAACATTTGGAGGGAGCAGTAGGGGTGACATGCAACATTCAAAGCTGGAAATGAACCAATTCTTTGATTTTCTCTCTGGCTTCAAGTTCAACTTcttcaaaaaaagttaattcaaTTATATGCCTTATTTGATGTCGAGCTAATATCAACATAAAATGAGGTTCTGCAGATAAGCAGAATGTAATTTCTAACAATTCACatcttttgcatgtttaaaagcAATATAGATTATTTCCACTTACCAGTGACTAATTGCTTTCATTTTGAACAAGGTCAATAACTACCCGCATAAAGAAATGTATGGATCAGtttccagaaaaacaaaagctatcaTTATATGATGTGTGTTCATTCAGCCCATGACCTGCTTCTGTCAAAACCAGATCTCACCCTGTTCCTactcactgactcactgactCAGGTGTTCACTCTAGCATTACTACTCACTCTATTGTTGATGTGTTGAGCCTGTAAAACCAGGACTTTTCCCACCATGCTGCAACATGTTGCACTATGGAACATATGCTTTACAGTAAACTCTGCCCATTCAAAAGGAGATAGCTGGCATTCAACCGTGGCGTTGACAAGATGTGCAAGGCAATGGTGTACAGCTTACAGTGTAAATTATGCTAGGAGTTTATTATAGCAGCAGGATGGAAAAGCCCTGACTACAATGGAGTGAGATTAATGAATGAAATCCAAGTAAGATTAAAAAGAACTGCATCATAGAATAGAATATGTCTTTACTGTCATTGTACAAGTACAACGAAGTTGAAATGCAATCCTTAAAGTGCATATTAGTAGTAAGCATAGTAATATGATCAGGTCTGCATTTCTTTGGATGTTGCTCAGGATGTTTTCATCAGCAGCCTCTTCACGTTATGTTTCACtggcactgaaaaaaagttcataCAGTCAACAAGTgccatgaagaaaaaaaacacgttcCATTCTTTGTGTGAAGGATCGTTTTGCATCAATCAAAAGAGGACAGCAGGAGCCAACATGCTCTCCTTCCATACTGTCTTTACTGAGAACAATGCAGACTTGGCTGTGACCCAAAGGCAAGGCACTGTGATGTAACTAACACAGATAACCTGATTTTGTTTCACAGGGGGAGCGGGGGCTCGCTGGCCCGAGGGGGCCAAGGGGACAACAGGGTGTAGGAATCAAAGGAGATAAGGTGGGTAAAAATTTATCGTCTAACAAAGAGGATAAACTGCAAATACTCAAGTCTACACAACAAAGGCTCTGATGAAACCTATAGGGGAGCCCATATGTCTTCTAGGTTTTAAGACGGCTCATAGAGACTGAGGCTGCAATTATATGTTCTTTATTGCTTCCTAACTGAGTGAAATAAACTAGAGGTGTCTGTAGGTAGACTGtacaaaataatggatgtagccaccgAGGCATCACACCATTGGTTTGTGgtctcctgttttgaagcctagAGTTCGGCACGTTGTCTGTTGCTATCTGGGCGAGGCCAAAAATGAACGTATTTATGCAAGAGGCTGATGCTGCGGATGACCAAGAGGTGGATCTGACAAAGCCGTCCGCTGTCGCTCATAGTGGCTCACGCTTAATTACGTGTAACTTTTaacagtaataaaatgtaaatgggtgagttatttttaaaaaatcacccctGTACAGATGTCATGAAGGACGAAATTGGCTTAAGAGATCAAAACCACTTTTGTTCcaggctataaacatgtttatgtttatttgctgAGAAGTGTGGGCATTTTAAGAGGATTGAGGACTGActcttttttggagccagactcAATTAGCCactcaaagaactgcagtttttggcttcatttttcaaacctGGAGATTGCCAATGAAAGGAAAGGAGATAATGTTGTCACACAGTTCCTTACTAGTGGTGGGAATGTGATAATGTATTAAGACAAAGCTGAACCTATgacaatatttattaatattctaACTATTCTGTCATCTACTCAGTACAGTGTTAACAGAGAACATAATGTGTAACCATGGGgactttgttttaagttttgttttatatattgatTAGATATGTAATATGTGCACACCTATGTTGTCAAGGGAGTCGATGAGAACTGATACTGTGGTGTTTTACTTCCAGGGTGACATGGGGCCTCTGGGTTTTCCAGGGCCAATGGGACAGACAGGAGTGGGCATACAGGGAGAGAAGGtcagtaaaatattttcatttatattttcacaaggtcacactgaccttcgTTGTATACACACAGAGTAATGGGTCATTTTGCATTGAAAGCCCTCTAATCTTTACCTCTGCTCAGGGAGTCGAGGGTCCAAGAGGTCCACCAGGAGCCAGAGGACATCCAGGAGAAGGTTTACTTGGACCTAAGGTTTGTTAAAACACCTGCTGTATGAAATACAACATTGTATCTGCTTGTATGGTCAGAGAGAGGTGACGTTGTGGTTAATGGTGACCCCTCACACAAGGTTCAAAGCTTTACAATTTAATAATGTCCTCTTACTTCATTGTTAACAAGGTTAAGTCATAGCATTTACGTATATTgtatgataaaatgtaaatgttcagccaaacaataaacaaacaacaaaccaaacaagtTGAGAACTTGCAgttctgatatatttttattttagttttgtatGTCATTGTGGCATTTCTATTTCTAGGGAGACCAAGGTTTACCGGGGGAGCAGGGAGCCCCGGGAGAGAGAGGTGTTGGAGAGCCGGGTCCAAAGGTAAAGCAACCTGGATAAACTGAACCACTTTAGCTATTGTCTTCATTAGCAGTGCTAATTTATTGAATCAAAGATTCAATAATACTCTTCTGCTGTTACAGGGAGAgcctggagctgctggtttggCTGGCGTGCCTGGTCTTCCAGGAGAGGATGGCGCTCCGGGTCAGAAGGTAAACTGTGAGAAAAATCTTCCACTGCGTATCCTAATTTCCAAGTAGTATCTGTACTCTACCTTCCTTTCCTTTGTCCATTggtttacaatgaaaataaacttgaCTGGATAATTTTGTCACAGctgatggtttaaaaaaagcttcatCTACCTCTCCTCTCGTAGGGTGAGGCTGGTTTACCTGGTTTAAGGGGACCAGAGGGGGCACAAGGGATTGGCACTCAAGGGGAGAAGGTATGTTTTTGATTGATATATTGATTATATATATTGATTTGATATACTTGTGTTCAGTTTATACAACagcaaatgttaatttaaatgatGTGTGCTGTAATTCCTCCCAGGGTGACCAGGGTCTGAGGGGCATTCGGGGGTTACACGGGCCTCCTGGTGTCTCAGGACCTTCTGGACCAAAGGTGAGAGTTAATGGATAATgaagtattttgttgtttgatagCTTCCATGGAGTCCCAGAGGAAACTTTTGCAGCTCCAAATAgtcttgtctttgtctcatTATAAATAAATCAGCTTCTTATTTGGAGATTACTAAATTCTCATCTGTTTCTCCTAAACCTCATCCATAGGAGAAATAAGGAGCAAAAGACTAAATCAGCAGGGGCTCTTTTGCTGTGCTCATAGGCTTCTCAGAGGTTTCTCAACTCTGAGAACAGATAAAATACACAATGTTGACATTTGATCATCACTGAGATGAATTTCCAAATTCTTCAGCTTCATTTATCAGCCAATCAGGCTTTCTTTTAGATGTTACTTTTGTCTCAATTGActgcagcgagagagagagaaagaagcaaTTTAGGATCTTAAATTAAGATCATGCTTGGACAAGAGGAAGGCTGAATTTAAGAAGTatgagaaaatggtcaaaatctcATATTGATGTTACACTGAGCTCAGATATGTAGAGGAGAAACGggctagaaaaagaaaaaatcttgtcttatatttttatttcatttgggGTAGTACAAGCAGCTCCTTCCATTAATTCTTTAATGAATATCCACGCAAGTATTGTTAATAtatagattaattaattaatcctCTCTAGGCTCTCTAACCTACTCTCATCTTTTAGGGTGAACGTGGGATACCAGGTCAGCAAGGCTTGCCGGGACAGTCAGGACGATCCATATCAGGtccaaaggtaaataaaaacatatcaaactGTCTCTTAACACAGATCTTGGCACCAAGCTAGACAAGTAGCAGGCAGCCAGAACAGCTGCCAGACAGAGCCTGATGTGATGTAATGTGTCACAGGTGAGGTTGGATGAGGACCcaaatgcacaataaaacaagCAGCCAGGTGTACAAACAAAAATTGAACTATAATGCTGAAAAgtgtcccaaaaaacaacaggtaaCCAAAAAACCAACGTACAAATGACACACGAGAAACATGGATAAGGGTAGGGTACAATAACAGGACAACAGATGAACTGACAAGGgacaaagggaaacacacagGTAGATATACACAGAGAACTATCAGGATGACGACACACAGCTTGGATAGGTGGACACaaggaaaaggagggaaacacagggattggctaaCAAACGAGGGTGTGGCAGGAACACAAGGGTGGAGCAAACAAGACTgaaacagaacaggtgtgcaaGGAAGACTAACTAGGGAGGACAAACAAGACTGATAAAAGACcagtgaaactaatcagggaaaaacacaaaaacagaaggtAAAACCagcatgacacatgaggagtgtaaatacaaaataaaacaggaaacagaacatgagtAACAAGaaaccaggaaaacacaaacagcaaaacccCAAAACAGTCCTCAATATTACACAAAATCTAAGATCGTGACAGTAATGCATCAAATAACTGTTTCTGCCATTCAacactgtgactttgttgtcttGTTTGTAGGGTGATGTGGGTCCTGCTGGTCCCCCTGGTCCTGTTGGGGAACCAGGCCATGGATTACCTGGTCCAAAGGTAAACACTGCACTTTTTTAAGAACATATCTTAACAATACTGTTGTTATCAGAAAAACTTTGATTGTTATCATCACTTAATTTTGTTTAACCAGGGTGAACGTGGCCATACAGGTTTACTTGGTCCAGTTGGTCCAAAAGGTGAAGGCCTTCCTGGCCCAGTGGTTTGTATCATTAACTTTTAACTCTAAAATCTTTAATCAGTAAATCCTGTGAAAGTTGGCTTGATCTAAACTGATTTTTATGTACTTATCATAGGGTCCTCCAGGCCTGCCAGGTTTACCAGGCGAGCCAGGCCCAGAAGGAGTTGGAATTCCCGGTCCCAAGGTTTGtgtctacatttttttgttttctttgtgtgttttttatgtgtttacacATATTCAACCAAGTTGTTGctagaaaatgttggcattgtacatttctttattccacaaattatgttacattggTAAATTTAACAcgttatattatttttttaagtgacgtagttcagattacatgtacatgagctgactttgGCATTAGTAAATGAAGGAGATGATGGATGGCGTGACACCAAGCgaagatgcctgccaagctgcagactaatgaagaccactgtttgaggtcaacaaacaacaataccAGTTTTTTTAGACAGTGTCCACATTCCTAGCGgcgattgtgccaccaaaagcagagttttttagcaagacatatTTCAGCATTTCCATTGATAATTGTACCACCAAAAGCAAGTGTTTTAGGTCAACCAtagccaagtgttttttgtgcctaaactaaccggacattaaccacagcattgttgaaaaaaagaacaaaaataaagtatcaATATATCCGCTACACAATAACATACACATGTTGCATACATGTGatatgcagaaatgtacaatgccaacatttattctggtaaATGTGTTGATGTATGGGGATTCTCATAGTGCATTTGATGATGTCATGTCTGTTTCAGGGTGATATTGGCTTTAGAGGATTGCCAGGTTTGCCCGGCCCACCTGGAGAGGGCTTACAAGGACTACCTGTAAGAAAGATAACTAACAAACTGTTCAATCTGACCAAAATTAACAAAGAAATCTAAAGCATTGCTCAGAGCAACACatattaaacatttgaaaatatatgaGGTTAGTAGTTTTACtatgattatttaatttacGCCTGCAagttttcaagttgttttttatttcataaactTGTCTGattatttctaaatgttttctaaaaggGTAATGTCGGGAGGGCAGGGCCTGCTGGTCCAACTGGCCCTCCAGGAGAGGGTATTCAAGGCCCAAAGGTAAATGTTACCACAATTTACATAAGTGCAGTCTTTCAAGCACTTGCTAAGCTCTTCATAATCACAATTCAttcacatttgtgttttcttgtccAGCAAGAGTGAAGCAGTATGATGGACTTATTATTGATAACATAAAAACTAGCTgcaagacaaaacacaacacaatttATGATCTGCTGAGAGTGTGGAAAGCTCCGATATGATACAGtaaatctaaaatataatttcaggGTGAGCCAGGAGCTCAAGGTATGACTGGGCCAAGAGGGCCTCAAGGAGATGGATTTCCTGGCGCTAAGGTGGTAGACCTACATGTAccttaacattttacattttagcgACATCTGATTAACTGATCTGTGGCTGACGAATCACGTTTTCATGTTACAGGGTGATCGTGGATCACAGGGTGAGAGGGGAATGAAAGGCACAAAAGGTGACATGGGAGATTCTGGAGTTCCTGGTGAAGCAGTACGCAAAACAGCTCTTATTCTTCACTTCCTTAAATGCATAATCACACTGACGACTTAAATCTTGATTAAGCAATGTACTGCGCTAAAACAGTAATATTGTTTTCTCTAACCCCAGGGAAGACCAGGAGCAAAAGGAGACCCAGGCCTCACAGTAAGCTCATCAGTTCAACTATGTTCGAACATTTAATGAACTCATGTGATTTTGTACTTATATTAatgttcttatattttttagaGAGAAGACATAATTAAGCTGATCAAAGAAATCTGTGGTAAGACTACAAGTTTAGTTAATTATAGAGGTGTTGATAGGTAGGTGGTATCCAAAGGGAATGCATTGTGCAGTGAGATCTGATAAATCTGTTGTCAGTGTTACTTTGAACTGACTGGTGGCATGAATGTAGATCAGAAGTATGAACAAGTATGAAAAGTGTTATTGTCAGCTGTAAATGGTTTGGTTCAGATTCTTTCAGCATTAGCTACAGTGTTTTATAGCAATAACAACTGATGGGCAAAAATGCACGTTTTACCCTTATAAAATGTATGTTGCAAACATGTTGGCAAATATTTTCCCATTTACTCATCAAGCAGACTCGGAGCAACATTAACATTCATTTGGATTCATGTTTATGTCAATCATACAAACTTACGTTCAACACTCACTTTCTTTCGAGCTCCGTTTTTGTCTCCACCAACTCTGAGGGAAAGTGTGTTGAGCTGCTAATGAGCTGCTTTATTTGCTTACTGCGTTATACATCAACCTGGACAGTCCAAGCCCACAGTTGGGCCCAAGCTTGATTAAAAATCCATCAATGTTCTCACAGTAGTGACAGAATTTCATTGTTTGCAGGATGCGGCATCAAGTGCAAAGAAAGGCCAATGGAACTTGTGTTCGTCATCGACAGCTCAGAGAGCGTCGGCCCCGAGAACTTTGAAATCATCAAGGACTTTGTCATCAGGTTGGTGGACGGGACTACAATTGGACGCAACGCCACCAGAATCGGACTGGTCCTTTACAGTCTGCACGTCCATTTGGAGTTCAACTTGGCTCGCTACATGAGCAAGCAGGACGTTAAGGAGGCGATCAGAAAAATGCCTTACATGGGTGAAGGCACCTACACTGGCACCGCCATCAGAAAGGCGACTCAGGAGGCTTTCTTCAGCGCTCGGCCTGGGGTCAGAAAAGTAGCCATTGTCATCACCGATGGTCAAACTGACAAACGAGAGCCTGTTAAACTCGACATAGCTGTGAGGGAAGCTCACGCTGCAAACATTGAGATGTACGCCCTGGGGATTGTTAATTCTTCTGATCCAACACAGGCGGAGTTCCTGCAAGAGCTCAACCTCATTGCCTCAGACCCCGACAGTGAACACATGTACCTTATTGATGACTTCAACACTCTACCAGGTGGTATTCGTCAGATGTTGTAAATATCATGCCCTAAGCAGTGCGTTCATTAAAATACACAGCTATAATTACTCTCAGCTGAGAGGTTGTGAAGCACCTAACTGATTTCTTAACTTCTTTTTTCAGCACTGGAGTCTAAACTGGTCAGCCAGTTCTGTGAAGATGAAAATGGAGCCGTCATTTACAATCACATTACAAATGGACACTGGAATGGCAACAATGGCCATGGGCATGGCACTAATGGAAACAATGGACATGGGCAGAATACCAATGGATACAATGGCTATGAGAATAATGGTTATGTTTACAGTTATGGAAATAATGGATATGGGAACACtgaaaatagtaataattatcAAGACGAGATTCAAAATCACAGACGCACCATCAGCCGAGGCCGTGGAGACACTTTCACACTTCCCATCAGCTCTGATCCTCTCCCTGTTCAGGTCTAAAAACTCATTCACTGTTTTCATAACAGTATACTGTTGTTACTTTCGTCTTAATTACAACGTGTTTATGTTGTCGTGTTACTCCAGGTGGTGGAAGATGATGAAGGTGAAGATTTAGACTTGAGAATCCATGGACGGGGCAGTAAAGCTTTGGCTGCTGTAGTTTTggttaacaaaacaacaactctaTCTCATGGGAAAGAAAGCTCCATCTCCAATGAGGCCTCTTCATCCTCATCTGCAGCATCTGTGTCAACACTGAGCTCAGTTTCATCTTTAAACACTAATCAGAAGCAACCCGCAGTGAATCCAGTCACGCCTGAAGGTGAGTACTGCAACTGCTTAACTTCTTCACTGAGGACATTTTGATGtgtcagagtaaaaaaaaaagaaagtgcaggtgtaaataataaagTAGTGATGGCTTAATTACATATAGCTGCTTTGGTTTCAGGGCATTGGTGAGAAAAGTATCCTGCACTCAAGTAACATTATGACACTGCAATAccacaagtaaaagtcctgcatttaaaaccttttttcgagtaagaaataaaatgtataatcagCAAACTGCAGCTTACTTAAATTATGAAATGTCAGAGTATTTTTGTGAGGTAAACAGTTCTTGGAAGTTGGAATTATATTACTATTTTACTTTTGGATTAATATTACTGCTGCATTCatgcattttactgctgtagatgtttaacgttttgctcattttaactcCTTAACATACTGTTGTTGGGTAGTTTGATCAGCAGCAATGATGATCTCTTTGTCACAATAAGTGGGAGAATGTTTTCAACACATGAAGAAACACGTAATTCTTCAGTTTTATCATAAATACTCCAATGCAAAATCTGGAAAACCATGATTTTCAGTGGATGGGAAGGGGAGGAAAAATTGCGATCTGACAAGTCACTGAAGCTGTCAGTTTAATGTGGTGGAGTAAGTAATATGTTCTTCCTACCATGACTTAgtcaaatatgtcaaaatgtctgctgtggaaAAAGCCAGTTCCCATTAAGTAGATTAatcttctttgaaaaacatgcatctgtaaaagtacaatattttcttatttcttctttAGAGGCCCCTGCTCTCGATCCCCGCTGTAACCTCAGCTTGGACCAAGGCACCTGCCGAGACTACACCATCCAGTGGTACTATGACAAGCAGGCCGATGCCTGCGCACAGTTCTGGTATGGAGGCTGCGGAGGAAACGGCAACCGCTACGAAACAGAGGATGAATGCAAGAAGACCTGCGTTAGATTCAGAACAGGTAACTTCTTATGATTTTTAGCAGCAAATGTgcacattctttatttttttattatctcaaCATTGTATTGTTTTGTCTACAGCATAAAAGGAGAAGAAAGCATCAGGAAGTGGACTTTACTACTCCACATTCTgctgacatgctattttaatgtGATGCATTCTAAGAGTTGggttgagaaaataattttatgcacttttgtCCTCACAtacaaattttgtttaaataaaatagcaaCACACTGCTAAAAAGTCATGACAAATTCAATCAAATCCTTAAAAGCTCTTGGTATGCTGCTGTTCCAACCCAATTGATAACCTAAGATTAACCTCTATAAAAACAGACGTTATTACCTCATAGAAACTGCATTGATAAAGCAGAGTAAATCCTTTATTCAGGGTTCGAGTGTATCCTGGgttttaaataataacttttattacaattttagaTGAACCTGTAGATCATATACCTCTATGAGCCATGTGCTTTACATATGTACTGAAATatgctgtgtatttttgtgtgctttctgtttgttgtttttacaatgtGTCTGTTTGGGTTATAACTGGCAGCTGTTATAGACATTTCTGTCTGGGTACTACTTTAAGAAGTCTACTACAATCGTCATCTTGTGATGAAGATTGAGACTTTCTGCAATTCATTTAAGGCCTGTCTATTTGGgcagtgtgtgtatatctgaataaatgttttatatttaataataaaacataaaatgaaggtggtttgtctgttttgtattACTATTACCACTATAACCATCATCTGTCATTAATGAactaaataattacaaaaaaaggatcTGAAtctaactttaaaaatgtgttttttaatgtaaagcacATAGAGTGTTCCTCTTGTGCACTGATGTtggtatataaataaaacatgtcttaTGTTTCCCTGCTCATGTGTTTTAAACATCTTAGTTAGGTCTTTGTAGCACAGCTGCCTTTAATAGTTCACTAATGAGAAGTCCCGCTGGGCTTTATTAGCTGACTTTGGACCATTCCACTCCACAGTCATGGGGAggatcactttatttttaaaccacaCTATTATTTGAGGGGTAGATGTTTCATAAAGCAAAGGCCCAAAACGTGTTTCTGTGATATCAACTTTTTGCTTCTCTGTTTTGCTATAGCCGAGGGCtcttaaaaaatagtaattggCTGGCCTTTTTCAAATCAGGCATTTTGGCATGTCTTAGTTGGAAATGCACAGGTGTAAAACATTACGTTAATGAGGGCAGCATTCAGCTTAGCTGCTCTTGTGcgtgctggctcactgtcataCTGCTGTGGCTTATGACACCTGAATATAACAGAGCCATCGTTAcggttattagtaacacctgtggtTTTCCTACTCTGTCAAGTCaaaatgtgtgtgctgtgtAAGGAGTTTAGAGTACTTAGATTAGTGATGTGTTCTTGCCCTGACAACAGACAGATTAATAACAAATTATTTAGggattctttattatttatgagagggaagGGGATGATGCAAAAAGGGTGGGGCATGTCAAGTATTTTTTAAGTACTGCAGAGggaattatgtatttttattttggataaggggaggggcatacagcTTTGAATGgccatattttgtatttattttaccttccACATCTGAACacgtttttcttttaaaaaatcaccctAATTACACCAGTTATCGTGGCCAGAAACTGTACAAACAGAGATCAttgttgaattttcaaatttccaataGAACACCTTGACACCTTGACACAGATTTGTCGCAAGCCAAGTCCAGCTGTATTTCTTACCTTCTACAGTTTTTGCCCACTagcctgtttgtgttttttgctaaGACCTCTTTGTGATCTCTGCCATGATTCCCAGCTGGTCATCCTGTCCACACCTCCAGCTGAAGGTACCACAAGAACATAACCCTTTAGCCAGTCGTCCAATCCACATTCTCCTGCACATTACACTTTTGTAATAAAGAactattttttcccccaaaatctGCTTTGTCCTTCTACTTTTTGGTCATCTCTCCCAAGCAGGACAAGATAGAAGacccatgacttttttcaactccaggatttgtcttcaacttttaattttcaaacatcaaatggtatttttttttaaatccaacaaCTAGTTTATGGTGGAgagagggtcatgcattttcgcAGGCTCAAGAAATTATTTGTAGCTTCGGGGAAggttaaaaaagaagacagaccCCAGGCACCCCTCACCTCTGATAAACAAAGAACAGTCCCTCACAAGCAGAAGATTGATTGGTAAAACCAAACACTACATGCCCATGATACAGGGCAAATTAGGGTTTTGAATAAAGACATAATACTAGCTTGTAGTATATACAGGTTGCGCGcattgactgtatataaagatataaatatatttatatacccTTCATATAATGATATATGTCTTTATATACTATGGTTGCGACAGCTTGTGAGACTGGGAACAGGTCGACAATATTGTCCTCTTTGCTTGCCGTCTGTTGCCACGGTGATTATGACGCTCGAGAGGTTCGTTCAGATTAGCCATTCTGACGTTAGCATTAGCTGCTAAAGCAAAGGTAGTTTGCTCGTAAACGTTACTAAAGTAAGCCGAGGAGACAATAACCTGCAATCATGGCATCTGTTTTAGATGCTCTCTGGGAGGACAGAGACGTTAGATTCGACATAACAGCACAGTAAGTTACTGAACTGaaacaatttgattttatttcatcacCGTACAAACTAGCTAGCATCGGTTACGCTAATTGGCTAACCAAAAGTAAGGTCAGATGAACTCCATGATAATTTTGTTAAACTCTATAATCTGTCGTGCAAGGAAAACGTTTCACTGTAGCTTTATTCAACATCTGTTCTAGTGTATAGGTGTCATAGAACAACGTTAGCTGAATACTAGCATT is a genomic window of Plectropomus leopardus isolate mb chromosome 10, YSFRI_Pleo_2.0, whole genome shotgun sequence containing:
- the col28a2a gene encoding collagen, type XXVIII, alpha 2a produces the protein MFLSSKLVLLVTAVSSIWAQEFHEERKTNKKSRAKPQAANIYDGQAILDEDCRLELSFLVDSSESAKDNHEQEKQFSMNLVDRLQGVQLQNGRSLSFRVALLQYSSHVITEQTLRDWRGTDNFKARIAPIVYIGHGTYTTYAITNMTRIYLEESGPSSIRVAVLLTDGISHPRNPDIFSAVADAKNQGIKFFSLGITRAANEPANVAQLRLLASSPASRFLYNLQDEDIVEKIATEITGLADEGCPLAQRCACEKGERGPSGPTGKKGRAGEDGAPGVKGQKGEAGLSGLPGREGAEGKPGYKGEQGERGECGTPGIKGDRGPEGSLGARGLRGLQGLLGPQGDIGPEGPQGKQGERGPPGLPGIQGETGVGLPGPKGDMGFQGRPGPPGPHGVGEPGPPGPQGPQGVQGEKGPHGEGFPGPKGERGLAGPRGPRGQQGVGIKGDKGDMGPLGFPGPMGQTGVGIQGEKGVEGPRGPPGARGHPGEGLLGPKGDQGLPGEQGAPGERGVGEPGPKGEPGAAGLAGVPGLPGEDGAPGQKGEAGLPGLRGPEGAQGIGTQGEKGDQGLRGIRGLHGPPGVSGPSGPKGERGIPGQQGLPGQSGRSISGPKGDVGPAGPPGPVGEPGHGLPGPKGERGHTGLLGPVGPKGEGLPGPVGPPGLPGLPGEPGPEGVGIPGPKGDIGFRGLPGLPGPPGEGLQGLPGNVGRAGPAGPTGPPGEGIQGPKGEPGAQGMTGPRGPQGDGFPGAKGDRGSQGERGMKGTKGDMGDSGVPGEAGRPGAKGDPGLTREDIIKLIKEICGCGIKCKERPMELVFVIDSSESVGPENFEIIKDFVIRLVDGTTIGRNATRIGLVLYSLHVHLEFNLARYMSKQDVKEAIRKMPYMGEGTYTGTAIRKATQEAFFSARPGVRKVAIVITDGQTDKREPVKLDIAVREAHAANIEMYALGIVNSSDPTQAEFLQELNLIASDPDSEHMYLIDDFNTLPALESKLVSQFCEDENGAVIYNHITNGHWNGNNGHGHGTNGNNGHGQNTNGYNGYENNGYVYSYGNNGYGNTENSNNYQDEIQNHRRTISRGRGDTFTLPISSDPLPVQVVEDDEGEDLDLRIHGRGSKALAAVVLVNKTTTLSHGKESSISNEASSSSSAASVSTLSSVSSLNTNQKQPAVNPVTPEEAPALDPRCNLSLDQGTCRDYTIQWYYDKQADACAQFWYGGCGGNGNRYETEDECKKTCVRFRTAGHPVHTSS